In Candidatus Synechococcus calcipolaris G9, a genomic segment contains:
- a CDS encoding site-2 protease family protein has product MITTGLIIAAAFTFLAWGFYRALPFGKLGVVAWLQTVVLMVPWLLLYGLIGLGVGINLAGILFILVTAIAIYIGLGRWLRSLAETTGATLPHQRSGRSHLSDIPVSSSDHSTLDPDLETESSTPEGTVSEGALLTMPSEDLNKVKGIFGIDTFFATEFIPYKRGVICRGNLRGEAAAVHRHLSERLQEVLPDQYRLFIVPNSDSKPVMIVLPQTTEPISTTLSQNVLAGILFLATCATCLETSSILQGFSFLSAPGDFQRALPIGIGILIILVCHDLGHRWMAARYKAQLSPPFFIPAWQLGAFGSIVRIESFLKTRQELFDIAIAGPAFSGILSLLALVIGFFAPTGPSTSFQVPSLFFQGSILVGSLARVFLGDQLQADFVMINPLVIIGWLGLIITAINLMPAGQLDGGRIVQSIYGVKVAGRCTWITLIVLGLVAIANPLALYWALIIIFLQRDLERPSLDEVSEPDDLRAALGLLALFLMAATLIPLAPGLAGQLGIGG; this is encoded by the coding sequence ATGATCACCACTGGATTGATTATTGCTGCGGCCTTCACCTTTTTAGCCTGGGGATTTTATCGGGCCCTCCCCTTTGGCAAACTAGGGGTGGTGGCCTGGCTACAAACCGTGGTTTTAATGGTGCCCTGGTTGCTCCTCTACGGCTTAATTGGTCTAGGTGTGGGCATTAATTTGGCGGGAATTCTGTTCATTTTGGTGACGGCAATTGCGATTTATATTGGTCTGGGGCGTTGGTTGCGATCGCTGGCGGAAACAACGGGGGCAACCCTACCTCACCAGCGATCGGGGCGATCCCATTTGTCGGATATTCCAGTCTCTTCCTCAGACCATTCCACCCTAGACCCAGACCTAGAAACAGAGTCATCCACGCCGGAAGGGACTGTCTCTGAGGGGGCCTTACTGACGATGCCCAGTGAGGATCTCAATAAAGTGAAGGGCATCTTTGGCATTGATACCTTTTTTGCCACGGAGTTTATTCCCTACAAGCGGGGGGTAATTTGTAGGGGGAATTTACGGGGAGAGGCGGCGGCGGTTCATCGCCATCTCAGTGAGCGGTTGCAGGAGGTATTACCGGATCAGTATCGCCTATTTATTGTGCCCAATTCCGACAGTAAACCGGTGATGATTGTCCTACCCCAGACAACGGAGCCGATTTCCACCACCCTAAGCCAGAACGTCTTAGCAGGGATTCTCTTTCTAGCTACCTGCGCCACTTGTTTGGAAACCAGTTCTATTTTGCAAGGCTTTAGTTTTCTCAGTGCCCCTGGGGACTTTCAACGCGCTCTGCCCATTGGTATTGGTATTTTAATCATTTTAGTCTGCCATGATCTGGGACATCGCTGGATGGCTGCCCGCTATAAGGCTCAGTTGAGTCCACCCTTTTTTATTCCCGCTTGGCAGTTGGGGGCCTTTGGCTCCATTGTTCGCATTGAATCCTTTCTGAAGACCCGTCAGGAATTATTTGACATTGCGATCGCCGGCCCTGCCTTTTCCGGTATCTTATCTCTACTGGCCCTAGTGATTGGATTTTTTGCCCCTACGGGCCCCAGCACCAGTTTTCAAGTCCCCAGTCTCTTTTTCCAAGGGTCAATTCTAGTGGGCAGCCTCGCCCGTGTCTTCCTGGGAGATCAACTTCAGGCAGATTTTGTGATGATTAATCCCCTGGTGATTATTGGTTGGTTGGGTTTGATTATTACGGCGATCAATTTAATGCCGGCGGGCCAGTTGGATGGGGGACGAATTGTTCAGTCCATCTATGGCGTAAAAGTGGCGGGTCGCTGTACCTGGATTACTCTTATTGTTTTGGGTCTGGTGGCGATCGCCAATCCCCTGGCCCTCTATTGGGCCCTGATTATTATTTTCTTGCAACGAGACCTAGAACGCCCCAGTTTGGATGAAGTCAGCGAACCCGATGATCTACGGGCAGCCCTGGGACTATTAGCCTTATTTTTAATGGCTGCCACCCTCATTCCCCTAGCTCCGGGGTTGGCGGGTCAGTTGGGCATTGGCGGTTAG
- a CDS encoding Mo-dependent nitrogenase C-terminal domain-containing protein: MVSMISQSSFPNGRQSLFQRLVQGILKPLQHWIDRVDVRQPSRAHRLCRLIPAQCPFERDIQVGSWQFHIPALCQLNPVYEQLVFLRFRALCYLADECGEDISQYC, from the coding sequence ATGGTTTCTATGATTAGTCAATCTTCGTTTCCCAATGGTCGTCAATCTCTATTTCAGCGTCTAGTTCAAGGAATCCTGAAGCCCCTACAGCATTGGATCGATCGGGTAGATGTGCGCCAGCCCAGTCGCGCCCATCGTCTTTGCCGCTTGATCCCGGCCCAATGCCCCTTTGAACGGGATATTCAGGTAGGTTCCTGGCAATTCCATATTCCTGCCCTCTGCCAGTTAAATCCCGTTTATGAGCAGCTTGTATTTCTGCGGTTTCGCGCCCTCTGCTATCTAGCCGATGAGTGCGGTGAAGATATTAGTCAATATTGCTAG
- a CDS encoding DUF3120 domain-containing protein has translation MSALTSLSSPGAAVDRPSQRLGHGLSWRIFAWASFLVSVPVFFQAPLVRVFPWISFLSTLLWFALSGFLGRSPRYRLGGDILYGFSWCWFAGSIYWGWLRWEPLWHLPVEAIALPIVLWHLSQRKFLLGCFFYLGSLLGTAITDAYFYLIDVIPHWRAVMYLENQPELVKEILAQAIAQLQTYTGQLWAVLLILSLLLLGTLPLFQRQIRRGDRDMLPWWGFMGAVLSTLMVDGLFGLSLLWLGT, from the coding sequence TTGTCTGCTTTAACATCCCTCTCTTCCCCTGGTGCGGCCGTTGACCGTCCTTCCCAACGGCTGGGTCATGGCCTTAGTTGGCGAATTTTTGCCTGGGCCAGTTTTTTGGTGTCTGTGCCCGTCTTTTTTCAAGCCCCCTTGGTGCGAGTGTTCCCCTGGATCAGTTTTCTGTCCACCCTACTCTGGTTTGCCCTCAGTGGATTCCTAGGGCGATCGCCCCGGTATCGACTAGGGGGAGATATCCTCTACGGTTTTAGTTGGTGCTGGTTCGCAGGATCGATTTATTGGGGGTGGTTGCGCTGGGAACCCCTTTGGCATTTACCCGTGGAAGCGATCGCCCTGCCGATTGTCCTTTGGCATCTGAGTCAGCGGAAATTCTTGCTGGGTTGTTTCTTTTATTTAGGTTCCCTGCTGGGTACAGCAATCACCGATGCTTACTTTTACCTGATTGATGTCATTCCCCATTGGCGGGCGGTGATGTATCTAGAAAACCAGCCCGAATTGGTCAAGGAAATTTTAGCCCAGGCGATCGCCCAACTTCAAACCTATACTGGACAACTCTGGGCTGTCCTACTCATTTTGAGTTTACTGCTCCTTGGCACTCTACCCCTATTTCAGCGGCAAATTCGCCGGGGAGATCGGGATATGTTGCCCTGGTGGGGATTCATGGGGGCAGTTCTGAGTACCCTCATGGTGGATGGATTATTTGGCCTGAGCCTACTCTGGCTGGGAACTTGA
- the leuS gene encoding leucine--tRNA ligase yields MESRYEPQAIEEKWQLNWAQQDIDRTPTDAAKPKFYALSMFPYPSGNLHMGHVRNYTITDVIARSRRMQGYRVLHPMGWDAFGLPAENAAIDRGIHPAAWTHENMAQMRRELQRLGLSYDWTKEVATCSPDYYRWTQWIFLEFLRAGLAYQKEAAVNWDPIDQTVLANEQVDSAGRSWRSGAMVERKLLKQWFLKITDYAEQLLADLDQLKGWPERVKLMQANWIGKSVGAYLEFPIVGSGEKIAVFTTRPDTVYGVTYLVLAPEHPLTPQVTTARRRKKVAEFIAEISQESELERTAEDKPKRGVATGGKAINPFTGAEIPIWIADYVLYEYGTGAVMGVPAHDSRDFAFAKSNKLAINTVIVPEGDNPNQKLKSAYTEPGILVNSGNFDGQPSQEAKQAIIEYAQDQGWGTAQAQYRLRDWLISRQRYWGVPIPVVHCPNCGIVPVPEKDLPVLLPEDVKFSGRGPSPLAKLENWVNVPCPTCGTPAKRETDTMDTFIDSSWYYLRYADAQNPERVFDSAKVNDWLPVDQYVGGIEHAILHLLYSRFFTKVLCDRQLINFSEPFQRLLTQGMVQGKTYKNLRTGQYVPSDRIGDLQQPLDPETGDPLEIVYEKMSKSKYNGVAPRDVVDKYGADTARMFILFKAPPEKDLEWDDADVEGQFRFLNRVWRLVTEFIAKGGAISPREAPKEPTALSKPEKDLRRAIHTAIKDVTEDLAEDYQLNTAVAELMKLSNALGEAKCLTSPIYAEGIETLVTLLAPFAPHIAEDLWHQLGGSGSIHHHAWPQADSQALVADELTIVIQIMGKTRGTIQVPATVDRSALEDLAKESDIAQRYIQGKTLKKVIVVPGKLVNFVVMD; encoded by the coding sequence GTGGAATCTCGATACGAACCTCAAGCCATCGAAGAAAAATGGCAATTAAACTGGGCCCAGCAGGATATAGATCGCACACCTACGGACGCGGCAAAACCCAAGTTTTATGCCCTGTCCATGTTTCCCTATCCTTCGGGGAATCTGCACATGGGCCATGTTCGTAACTATACGATTACGGATGTCATTGCCCGATCGCGGCGGATGCAAGGCTACCGCGTGCTACACCCCATGGGTTGGGATGCCTTTGGTTTGCCCGCAGAAAATGCGGCCATCGATCGCGGTATTCACCCAGCAGCCTGGACCCATGAAAATATGGCCCAAATGCGCCGGGAACTTCAGCGGTTAGGGCTATCCTACGACTGGACAAAGGAGGTGGCCACCTGTAGCCCAGACTATTACCGATGGACCCAGTGGATTTTCCTAGAATTTCTCAGGGCCGGGTTAGCTTATCAAAAGGAAGCGGCGGTGAACTGGGATCCCATTGACCAAACTGTTTTAGCCAATGAACAGGTGGATAGTGCCGGCCGATCCTGGAGATCGGGGGCCATGGTCGAGCGGAAACTCCTGAAACAATGGTTTTTGAAAATTACGGACTACGCAGAACAACTTTTAGCGGATTTAGATCAATTAAAGGGTTGGCCCGAACGGGTGAAATTAATGCAGGCCAATTGGATTGGCAAATCCGTGGGGGCCTACCTGGAATTTCCCATTGTTGGTTCTGGGGAAAAAATTGCCGTCTTCACCACCCGCCCCGACACCGTTTATGGCGTGACCTATCTCGTCTTAGCCCCGGAGCATCCCCTTACCCCCCAAGTGACTACGGCCCGCCGCCGCAAAAAAGTGGCAGAGTTTATTGCTGAAATTAGCCAGGAAAGTGAACTGGAGCGCACCGCAGAGGATAAACCCAAGCGAGGGGTAGCGACGGGGGGTAAAGCCATCAACCCCTTCACGGGGGCAGAAATTCCCATTTGGATTGCCGATTATGTCCTCTATGAATACGGCACTGGTGCAGTGATGGGGGTACCTGCCCACGATAGTCGAGATTTTGCCTTTGCCAAGTCAAATAAATTAGCCATTAATACGGTGATTGTACCGGAGGGGGATAACCCAAATCAGAAGCTAAAGTCTGCCTACACGGAGCCAGGAATTTTGGTGAATTCCGGCAACTTTGATGGACAACCCTCCCAGGAGGCAAAACAAGCCATTATTGAGTACGCCCAAGACCAAGGGTGGGGAACGGCCCAGGCCCAGTATCGTCTCCGGGATTGGTTGATTTCGCGGCAACGCTATTGGGGGGTTCCAATTCCAGTGGTTCATTGTCCCAACTGTGGCATTGTGCCCGTGCCCGAAAAAGATTTGCCCGTTCTCCTGCCAGAAGATGTGAAATTTAGTGGACGGGGCCCCTCTCCCTTGGCCAAACTAGAAAACTGGGTGAATGTTCCCTGCCCCACCTGTGGCACACCCGCCAAACGGGAAACTGACACGATGGATACGTTTATTGACTCGTCCTGGTACTACCTACGCTACGCCGATGCCCAAAATCCAGAACGGGTGTTTGACTCCGCCAAGGTAAACGATTGGCTACCGGTGGATCAGTATGTGGGGGGCATTGAACACGCTATTTTGCACCTGTTATATTCCCGCTTTTTTACGAAGGTGCTGTGCGATCGCCAACTCATTAATTTCAGTGAACCCTTTCAACGCCTATTGACCCAAGGTATGGTGCAGGGCAAAACCTACAAAAATCTCCGTACCGGACAGTATGTTCCCAGCGATCGCATCGGTGATCTTCAGCAGCCCCTGGATCCAGAAACTGGCGATCCCCTGGAAATTGTTTACGAGAAAATGTCCAAGTCTAAATATAACGGCGTTGCCCCCAGGGATGTGGTGGATAAATATGGGGCCGATACGGCGCGAATGTTCATTTTATTTAAGGCTCCCCCAGAAAAAGACTTGGAATGGGATGATGCCGATGTGGAGGGACAGTTTCGTTTTTTGAATCGGGTCTGGCGGTTGGTGACTGAGTTTATCGCGAAGGGGGGGGCGATCTCCCCTAGGGAGGCACCCAAGGAACCCACGGCTCTCAGTAAACCCGAAAAAGATCTGCGCCGTGCCATTCACACCGCCATCAAAGACGTTACCGAAGACTTAGCGGAGGACTATCAACTCAATACGGCGGTAGCCGAACTCATGAAACTAAGTAATGCCCTAGGGGAGGCCAAATGTCTCACCTCACCCATTTATGCCGAAGGCATTGAAACCTTGGTGACGTTGTTAGCTCCCTTTGCACCCCACATTGCCGAAGACCTCTGGCATCAACTGGGAGGTAGCGGCTCCATTCACCACCATGCCTGGCCCCAGGCAGATTCCCAGGCCTTAGTGGCCGATGAACTGACGATTGTGATTCAAATTATGGGTAAAACCCGGGGCACCATACAGGTTCCTGCCACCGTTGATCGGTCTGCCCTAGAGGACTTAGCCAAGGAATCGGACATTGCCCAGCGATATATTCAGGGCAAAACCCTGAAAAAAGTGATTGTCGTCCCTGGTAAATTGGTGAATTTTGTGGTTATGGACTAA
- the htpG gene encoding molecular chaperone HtpG, with translation MTMLEQGTISIHTENIFPIIKKWLYSDHEIFIRELVSNAVDAIQKLRMVARSGDYAGDVDQPEITISLDKENKKLAISDTGIGMTAEEVKKYITQVAFSSAEEFVQKYKGEGDQDIIGHFGLGFYSSFMVAQRVEIDTLSYQAGATPVHWNCDGSTEFTMSDGDRSTVGTTVTLTLQAEEESYLEPERIKQLIRTYCDFLPVPIKLDGEQINKQIAPWKTSPSSLSKEEYLEFYRYLYPFQDEPLLWVHLNTDYPFVVNGILYFPKLRPDIDVSKSQIKLFCNQVFVSDNCEEVIPRFLLPLRGVIDSSDIPLNVSRSFLQNDRTVRKIADYIAKKVGDRLKELYREDPAAYVNSWKDLGTFVKFGSLNDEKFKKQVEDIVIYRTTAQLEAPGEGDDAWQSAGGMTIDGQAYTTLKDYLERNKDSHANRVYYCTDEVNQATYVQLLKGQGIEVLFMDSFIDTHFVPWLEQTYSEVKFLRVDAELDETLIDKDKSAEIVDPGSNQTRSEQIKALFEKVLKKPNLTIRTEPLKGDTPEAAPPAMILLPESSRRMQEMMAMMQQQLSVQLPEDHTLLVNTAHPLVQNLLSLSQGSIVQTGGPSPAADLADRLCHYIYDLALMSQRGFDANGMQEFSERASQVLTQLTTMAMR, from the coding sequence ATTACCATGCTGGAACAGGGAACCATTTCGATCCATACTGAGAATATTTTTCCGATCATCAAAAAATGGCTCTACTCCGATCATGAAATCTTTATACGGGAACTCGTTTCTAATGCTGTGGATGCCATCCAAAAGCTACGAATGGTTGCCCGATCGGGGGATTACGCTGGGGATGTGGATCAGCCAGAAATCACTATATCCTTAGATAAAGAAAATAAAAAGCTGGCGATCTCCGACACAGGCATTGGCATGACTGCCGAGGAAGTGAAAAAATACATTACCCAGGTGGCCTTTTCTAGTGCCGAAGAGTTCGTCCAAAAATATAAAGGGGAAGGAGACCAGGACATCATTGGCCATTTTGGCCTAGGATTCTATTCCTCCTTTATGGTGGCTCAGCGGGTGGAAATTGATACCCTCTCCTACCAAGCCGGGGCAACCCCAGTCCATTGGAACTGCGATGGTTCCACCGAATTTACAATGAGCGACGGCGATCGCAGCACAGTCGGCACAACTGTAACCCTGACCCTGCAAGCTGAAGAAGAGAGCTATCTAGAGCCGGAACGGATTAAGCAACTTATTCGCACCTACTGTGATTTCTTACCCGTGCCAATCAAGCTGGATGGGGAGCAGATTAATAAACAGATTGCCCCCTGGAAAACCAGTCCCAGCAGCCTTAGTAAGGAAGAGTACCTGGAATTTTATCGCTACCTCTATCCCTTCCAGGATGAACCCCTCCTCTGGGTACATTTGAATACGGATTATCCCTTTGTCGTCAATGGTATTCTTTACTTTCCCAAGCTGCGACCGGATATTGATGTGAGCAAGAGTCAAATTAAACTCTTTTGTAATCAAGTCTTTGTCAGCGATAACTGCGAAGAGGTGATTCCTCGCTTCCTGTTACCCCTGCGGGGAGTGATCGACAGTAGCGATATTCCCCTGAATGTCTCCCGTAGTTTTCTCCAGAACGATCGCACCGTCCGGAAAATTGCCGACTACATTGCCAAAAAAGTGGGCGATCGCCTCAAGGAACTCTACCGCGAAGACCCAGCGGCCTACGTCAATTCCTGGAAAGACTTGGGCACGTTCGTCAAATTTGGCTCCCTCAACGACGAAAAATTCAAAAAACAAGTTGAAGATATTGTCATCTACCGGACAACGGCCCAGTTGGAGGCCCCCGGAGAAGGGGATGATGCCTGGCAAAGCGCGGGGGGCATGACCATAGATGGCCAGGCCTATACCACCCTCAAGGATTATCTGGAGCGGAATAAGGATAGCCATGCCAATCGGGTTTACTACTGCACCGATGAAGTGAATCAAGCGACCTATGTGCAATTGCTTAAGGGCCAAGGAATTGAAGTCCTGTTTATGGATAGCTTCATTGATACCCATTTTGTACCCTGGTTAGAGCAAACCTACAGTGAGGTGAAATTCCTCCGGGTCGATGCAGAACTGGATGAAACCCTGATTGATAAGGACAAATCGGCGGAAATTGTAGATCCCGGCAGTAATCAAACCCGCAGCGAACAGATTAAGGCCCTATTTGAAAAGGTACTAAAGAAACCCAACCTCACAATTCGCACCGAACCTCTGAAAGGGGATACCCCAGAGGCAGCTCCTCCGGCGATGATTTTGTTACCGGAATCCAGCCGACGGATGCAGGAGATGATGGCCATGATGCAGCAACAACTCTCGGTGCAACTGCCAGAGGATCATACGTTATTGGTAAACACTGCCCATCCCCTCGTCCAAAACCTTTTGAGTCTGAGCCAGGGCAGTATTGTTCAAACCGGTGGCCCATCCCCTGCGGCGGATTTGGCCGATCGCCTCTGTCACTATATCTATGACCTGGCATTGATGTCCCAACGGGGTTTTGATGCCAATGGAATGCAGGAATTCAGTGAGCGTGCCAGTCAGGTCTTAACCCAGTTAACGACAATGGCCATGCGTTAG
- the larB gene encoding nickel pincer cofactor biosynthesis protein LarB, whose product MISNSQALLQLLESVAGGDISVDLALEKLKHFGYEPVGDFARIDHHRTLRTGFPEVIWGPGKTAEQIAEIIQRMQPHHDCVMATRISPEVFGQLRSPLPNLYYFPQARICSTCDLPETPTQVGQIGLLAAGTADLPIAEEAAITAQLSGFAVKRFFDVGVAGIHRLLSIQTDLAEMAVLIVVAGMEGALPSVVAGLVEAPVIAVPTSIGYGANLGGLAALLTMLNSCAPGIGVVNIDNGFGAAMLAAKMVRSQQKIIGND is encoded by the coding sequence ATGATCAGTAATTCCCAGGCCCTTTTACAGCTCCTAGAATCCGTTGCCGGAGGGGACATTTCCGTTGACCTTGCCCTCGAAAAACTAAAGCATTTTGGCTATGAACCCGTTGGCGACTTTGCCCGGATTGATCACCACCGTACTTTACGCACGGGCTTTCCTGAGGTCATTTGGGGCCCAGGGAAAACCGCCGAACAAATTGCCGAAATTATCCAGCGGATGCAACCCCACCACGATTGCGTCATGGCCACCCGCATTTCCCCAGAGGTCTTTGGGCAACTGCGATCGCCCCTGCCAAACCTATATTATTTCCCCCAAGCTCGAATTTGTAGTACCTGTGATCTGCCTGAAACCCCGACGCAAGTAGGTCAGATTGGCCTTTTAGCAGCGGGGACAGCGGATCTACCCATTGCCGAGGAAGCAGCTATTACCGCGCAACTTTCAGGGTTTGCCGTCAAACGATTCTTTGATGTGGGCGTAGCCGGTATTCATCGCCTCCTGAGCATTCAAACCGATCTGGCAGAAATGGCGGTGTTGATTGTCGTGGCGGGCATGGAAGGGGCCCTACCCAGTGTGGTGGCAGGCTTAGTGGAAGCTCCGGTGATTGCTGTTCCCACCAGTATTGGCTATGGGGCTAATTTAGGGGGGCTGGCGGCCCTGCTGACAATGTTGAATTCCTGTGCCCCAGGCATTGGGGTCGTAAATATTGATAATGGTTTTGGGGCCGCCATGTTAGCTGCCAAAATGGTGCGATCGCAGCAAAAAATTATCGGGAATGATTAA
- a CDS encoding YqiA/YcfP family alpha/beta fold hydrolase, whose amino-acid sequence MVNFLYLHGFASSPLSTKSSYFRDRAAEIGINLLIPDLNQGDFFNLTLTRQINQCTALLEDSGAIGIIGSSFGGLTAAWLGERHPQIKHLILLAPAFQFAQVWLPRLGDQYEQWRTQGELPIYHYGKEAFLPLGFPFVEDLMSYSETELQQPIPTLIIHGRQDETIPVQVSRDYAQTRPWVDLIEIDGDHKFIENLETLWQEMKPRLTQAIAQKI is encoded by the coding sequence ATGGTTAATTTTCTCTATCTCCATGGGTTTGCCTCATCCCCCCTATCAACCAAGTCCAGCTATTTTCGCGATCGCGCCGCCGAGATTGGCATCAACCTGCTGATCCCAGATTTGAACCAAGGGGATTTTTTTAACCTGACGTTGACTCGACAGATAAATCAATGTACTGCCCTGTTAGAGGATTCCGGAGCGATCGGGATCATTGGTTCTAGTTTTGGCGGTCTGACAGCGGCCTGGCTCGGGGAACGGCATCCCCAGATTAAGCACCTCATTTTGTTGGCCCCCGCCTTCCAGTTTGCCCAGGTCTGGTTGCCTCGCCTAGGGGATCAGTATGAACAATGGCGTACCCAGGGGGAATTGCCCATCTATCACTACGGAAAAGAGGCATTCCTCCCCCTAGGCTTTCCGTTTGTCGAGGATTTAATGTCCTACTCGGAAACGGAATTACAGCAACCCATCCCCACCCTGATTATCCATGGCCGCCAAGATGAGACCATTCCCGTCCAGGTGAGTCGTGACTACGCCCAAACTCGTCCCTGGGTGGATTTAATCGAAATAGATGGCGATCACAAGTTCATAGAGAACCTGGAGACTTTATGGCAGGAAATGAAGCCTAGACTGACCCAGGCGATCGCCCAAAAGATATAG
- a CDS encoding radical SAM/SPASM domain-containing protein — translation MTRIYATATLKHLLQRRRLNPIIERWNLEQQKTEQCFQLLRQLVNIPQGIVVDAEESPLVNHLIENYLVQADAVSPKDLGLPFVFVEAINFELTYGCNLACAHCLQDALRPQGFHWISQEAVIRALKDGQWLGLTTLGVNFTGGEIFMPGSPVLGLLAVARDLGIPARANTNAWWGGRTQITIGTHTFADDEAVVEALIQQQLGRLALSLDNRYQQYPSLLDRVVQVATLCEAAQLSYEFVATDPSPEVVYLAWDKLTQRIGCQPCYLMMTPMEKVDVGAPARDNQGTLKAKTLVELAVKSPCKTYGFYRPYFLHVAPHGGIRSCMQAPNGSWLGNIMQQRLPEILNRASQSPVYRLFKDEGLAAFCDRYLTPWQHLYRNVTHGCTASALLARLAEEIHRQEASLCRPLATKELEALHQRIGKEYHLLQPTT, via the coding sequence ATGACAAGAATTTACGCAACAGCCACCCTAAAACATCTTCTGCAACGGCGACGCTTAAACCCCATTATCGAACGCTGGAATTTGGAGCAACAGAAAACGGAGCAATGCTTCCAACTCCTACGGCAATTGGTAAACATTCCCCAAGGAATTGTAGTAGATGCAGAGGAATCCCCCTTAGTGAATCACCTCATAGAGAATTATCTAGTGCAAGCAGACGCTGTTTCTCCCAAAGACCTTGGCTTACCCTTTGTCTTTGTCGAGGCAATTAACTTTGAACTTACCTATGGCTGTAACTTAGCCTGCGCCCATTGTCTCCAAGATGCTTTGCGTCCACAGGGATTTCACTGGATTTCTCAAGAAGCGGTCATTCGTGCTCTTAAGGATGGACAGTGGCTCGGACTAACCACTCTGGGGGTAAACTTTACCGGTGGCGAAATTTTCATGCCAGGGAGTCCAGTGCTAGGGTTGCTGGCGGTGGCACGGGATTTAGGAATTCCAGCGCGGGCAAACACAAACGCTTGGTGGGGTGGCCGTACACAAATCACAATTGGCACCCATACCTTTGCAGATGATGAGGCGGTTGTAGAGGCACTCATTCAGCAACAGTTAGGTCGCTTGGCATTGAGTTTAGACAATCGGTATCAGCAATACCCCTCTCTACTAGATCGTGTCGTTCAGGTCGCAACGCTCTGCGAAGCTGCCCAGTTGTCCTACGAATTTGTTGCCACAGACCCCAGTCCTGAGGTAGTTTACCTTGCATGGGACAAACTCACCCAACGTATTGGTTGTCAGCCATGTTATTTAATGATGACTCCTATGGAAAAGGTGGATGTGGGTGCGCCCGCTCGTGATAACCAGGGAACCCTGAAGGCAAAGACGTTGGTAGAATTGGCAGTCAAATCTCCCTGTAAGACCTACGGATTTTATCGCCCTTACTTCTTACACGTTGCCCCCCATGGCGGGATTCGCAGTTGTATGCAAGCTCCCAATGGCAGTTGGCTTGGCAATATTATGCAGCAGCGATTACCGGAAATTTTGAATCGTGCGTCCCAAAGCCCTGTCTATCGCCTTTTCAAAGATGAAGGACTGGCAGCATTTTGCGATCGCTACCTTACGCCTTGGCAACATCTTTATAGAAATGTGACCCATGGGTGTACTGCTTCTGCCCTTTTGGCTCGCCTAGCTGAAGAAATTCATCGCCAAGAAGCTAGCCTTTGCCGTCCCCTTGCTACCAAAGAACTTGAGGCACTGCATCAACGGATCGGGAAAGAATACCACCTATTGCAGCCGACCACTTAG